From a region of the Mycobacterium intracellulare ATCC 13950 genome:
- a CDS encoding molybdopterin-dependent oxidoreductase — translation MVHLIRTASGLPARLWRSPLRGPWLTAVFGSVLLVTLPIVILTGLLSYIAYGPRLGQAIPGDVGWLKLPTFDWPTDPSWLYRLTQGLHVGLGLVLIPVVLAKLWSVIPRLFVVPPARSVAQLLERVSLLMLVGGILFEIVTGVLNIQYDYIFGFSFYTAHYFGAWVFITGFVVHVAIKSRRMWSGLRSMPLREVLRTARADTKPQPWQPDSLVAADPGPATMSRRGALALVGGGALFLALITAGQTVGGYARPAALLLPRGRSRGNGPNDFEVNRTAAAAGISPLDTADRWRLTMTGGPRPVTVDRAALLAMPQHTAVLPIACVEGWSTTQTWSGVQLAELARLAGVPAPDSARVSSLERSGAFAGATLQGNQVRHPDALLALRVNGTDLSPDHGFPARIIVPALPGVHNTKWVAAIDFRTAAHA, via the coding sequence ATGGTGCATCTCATTCGGACCGCCAGCGGCCTACCCGCGCGGCTGTGGCGCAGCCCGCTGCGCGGACCTTGGCTGACAGCGGTATTCGGCTCGGTGCTCTTGGTGACGCTGCCGATCGTCATCCTCACCGGCCTGCTGTCCTACATCGCCTACGGGCCGCGACTCGGCCAGGCCATCCCGGGCGACGTCGGCTGGCTGAAGTTGCCGACCTTCGACTGGCCCACCGATCCGTCGTGGCTGTACCGGCTGACCCAGGGACTCCACGTCGGGCTCGGTTTGGTGTTGATCCCCGTGGTGCTCGCCAAGCTGTGGTCGGTGATACCGCGACTGTTCGTGGTGCCGCCCGCACGGTCGGTTGCCCAACTGCTGGAACGGGTTTCGCTGCTGATGTTGGTCGGGGGCATCCTGTTCGAGATCGTCACCGGCGTGCTGAACATCCAGTACGACTACATTTTCGGATTCAGCTTCTATACCGCCCACTATTTCGGCGCCTGGGTCTTCATCACCGGCTTCGTCGTGCACGTGGCGATCAAGAGCCGGCGCATGTGGTCCGGTTTGCGCTCGATGCCGCTGCGGGAGGTGCTGCGCACCGCACGCGCCGATACCAAGCCGCAGCCCTGGCAGCCCGACTCCCTGGTCGCCGCCGACCCCGGCCCCGCGACGATGAGCCGCCGCGGCGCGCTGGCGCTGGTGGGCGGGGGCGCGCTGTTCCTCGCGCTCATCACCGCCGGTCAAACCGTCGGCGGGTACGCCCGGCCCGCCGCGTTACTCCTGCCGCGCGGGCGCAGCCGAGGCAACGGGCCCAATGACTTCGAGGTCAACCGGACCGCGGCGGCCGCCGGCATCTCGCCTTTGGACACCGCCGACCGATGGCGGCTAACGATGACCGGTGGCCCCCGGCCGGTGACCGTCGACCGCGCCGCGCTGCTGGCGATGCCGCAACACACCGCCGTGTTACCGATCGCCTGCGTGGAGGGCTGGTCGACCACCCAAACGTGGAGCGGGGTGCAGCTGGCCGAACTCGCCCGCCTCGCCGGTGTGCCCGCGCCGGATTCGGCGCGCGTGTCGTCGCTGGAACGCTCCGGCGCCTTCGCCGGCGCCACCCTGCAGGGCAACCAGGTGCGGCACCCGGACGCGCTGCTGGCGCTGCGGGTCAACGGCACCGACCTGTCGCCGGACCACGGCTTTCCCGCGCGCATCATCGTGCCCGCGCTGCCCGGCGTGCACAACACCAAATGGGTGGCCGCCATTGACTTCCGCACGGCCGCCCATGCGTAA
- a CDS encoding fatty acid desaturase family protein, with product MTSVAEKTMKSPLERLSEQELEKLAKELDAIHDEVFADLGERDRRYIKTVISVQRQIVVAGRILLLGSRSKTAWILGTACLGMAKILENMEIGHNVMHGQWDWMNDPDIHSSVWDWDTASTAEAWKHSHNYIHHTYTNILGKDKDLGYELLRIDPAQKWAPRYLFQPISNLLLTLLFEWGVAIHDMDIEAIRRREKPWSEVRKDLRGISGKARAQIIKDYLGWPLISAGAFALVQLAARGRLDQPPRSRVGKALRRAGGGRLGSAADLLDKLLPGVESTYLRTLGADALANVIRNVWAHAIIFCGHFPDQTYTFTPEEVENETRGGWYVRQLVGAANIEGSPLFHVISGNLGYQVEHHLYPDMPSSRYSEIAPKVKDICERYELPYNSGRFSKQWLMVHRTIFRLAFPGGKPRRKPGPYRSPTDRPGMQRPSEGARFRERVPAEHPAAGPEHESGGVAVQPPPRGND from the coding sequence GTGACCTCCGTCGCGGAAAAGACGATGAAAAGCCCCCTTGAGCGTCTGAGCGAACAAGAGCTCGAAAAACTCGCCAAGGAACTCGATGCGATCCATGACGAGGTGTTCGCCGATCTGGGCGAGCGGGATCGGCGCTACATCAAGACGGTCATTTCGGTACAGCGACAGATCGTGGTGGCCGGCCGCATCCTGCTGCTGGGATCGCGTTCGAAAACCGCGTGGATCCTGGGAACCGCCTGCCTGGGAATGGCCAAGATCCTCGAGAACATGGAGATCGGCCACAATGTGATGCACGGCCAATGGGATTGGATGAACGATCCCGATATCCATTCCTCCGTGTGGGATTGGGACACCGCCTCGACCGCCGAGGCGTGGAAGCATTCCCACAACTACATCCACCACACCTACACCAACATCCTCGGCAAAGACAAAGACCTCGGCTACGAACTCCTGCGCATCGATCCCGCGCAGAAGTGGGCCCCGCGGTACCTGTTCCAGCCGATCTCGAACCTGTTGCTGACGCTGCTGTTCGAGTGGGGTGTGGCGATCCACGACATGGACATCGAGGCCATCCGGCGCCGCGAGAAGCCCTGGTCGGAGGTGCGCAAGGACCTGCGCGGCATCAGCGGAAAGGCGCGCGCGCAGATCATCAAGGACTACCTCGGCTGGCCGTTGATCAGCGCCGGCGCCTTCGCGCTCGTTCAGCTGGCCGCACGCGGCAGGCTCGATCAGCCCCCGCGGTCGCGGGTGGGCAAAGCGCTGCGCAGGGCCGGTGGCGGTCGCCTGGGCTCGGCGGCGGATCTGCTGGACAAGCTCTTGCCGGGGGTGGAAAGCACCTATCTGCGGACCCTGGGCGCCGACGCGCTGGCCAACGTCATCCGCAATGTGTGGGCGCACGCCATCATCTTCTGCGGCCATTTTCCCGACCAGACCTACACTTTCACCCCCGAAGAGGTCGAGAACGAGACGCGCGGCGGGTGGTATGTACGCCAGCTGGTCGGCGCCGCCAACATCGAAGGCAGCCCGCTGTTCCATGTCATCAGCGGCAACCTCGGCTACCAGGTGGAACACCACCTCTATCCCGACATGCCAAGCAGCCGCTACTCGGAGATCGCGCCGAAGGTCAAAGACATCTGCGAACGCTACGAACTGCCGTACAACTCCGGCCGCTTCTCGAAGCAGTGGTTGATGGTGCACCGCACCATCTTTCGATTGGCCTTCCCCGGTGGGAAGCCGCGGCGCAAACCAGGACCGTACCGAAGCCCGACCGACCGGCCGGGGATGCAGCGGCCCAGCGAGGGCGCCCGCTTCCGCGAACGTGTCCCGGCCGAACACCCGGCCGCGGGCCCCGAACACGAGTCCGGCGGCGTCGCGGTGCAGCCGCCACCGCGCGGCAACGACTGA
- a CDS encoding ferredoxin reductase, giving the protein MAERGARPHVPRGRRLFLRAVRRLFSPLQPDDYLEMINPLWTTKELRGKVERVEPQGSEAASVLIRPGYEWPGHQPGQYVRLGVVIDGVYHWRAYSLTSDPVPEDGLISVTPKKVDGGVVSPYLVQRIQPGDLVRLGEIEGVFTLPEPLPPKLLFISAGSGITPVISMLRSLDHRDAFGDVVVIHSARTREQVMFLSVLEDLDRRHPGMRLDLRLTSERGRLKPDDLDDACPDWRERETFSSGPGDMLDALIEHWEGNADRERLHFERFQPKIGGDANAGEGGTVCFLDSEKSVECDGGTSILEAGEKAGLNLAHGCRIGICHTCVGTLKSGKLRDLRSGDVIEPTEQDVRICINTAEGDVKLAL; this is encoded by the coding sequence ATGGCTGAACGCGGTGCCCGGCCCCACGTCCCACGCGGGCGTCGGCTGTTCCTGCGCGCGGTGCGGCGATTGTTCAGCCCGCTACAGCCCGACGACTACCTGGAGATGATCAATCCGCTGTGGACCACCAAGGAGCTGCGCGGAAAGGTCGAGCGTGTCGAGCCGCAGGGCTCGGAAGCGGCCAGCGTCCTGATCAGGCCGGGCTATGAATGGCCTGGTCACCAGCCCGGGCAGTACGTGCGGCTCGGCGTCGTCATCGACGGGGTCTACCACTGGCGCGCGTATTCGCTCACGTCGGATCCGGTGCCCGAAGACGGGCTGATCAGCGTGACGCCCAAGAAGGTGGACGGGGGTGTGGTGTCGCCGTATCTGGTGCAACGGATCCAGCCCGGGGACTTGGTCCGGCTCGGCGAGATCGAAGGCGTCTTCACCCTGCCCGAACCGCTGCCGCCCAAACTGCTGTTCATCAGCGCCGGGAGCGGCATCACCCCGGTGATCAGCATGCTGCGCAGCCTCGACCATCGCGACGCGTTCGGTGACGTCGTGGTCATCCACTCCGCGCGGACCCGCGAGCAGGTGATGTTCCTGTCCGTCCTCGAAGACCTCGACCGCCGGCACCCCGGCATGCGGCTGGATCTGCGCCTGACCTCCGAGCGGGGCAGGCTCAAGCCGGACGACCTGGATGACGCCTGCCCGGACTGGCGCGAACGCGAGACGTTCAGCTCGGGTCCCGGCGACATGCTCGACGCGCTGATCGAGCACTGGGAAGGCAACGCCGACCGCGAACGACTGCACTTCGAACGGTTCCAGCCCAAGATCGGTGGCGACGCCAACGCCGGAGAGGGCGGCACGGTGTGCTTTCTCGACAGTGAGAAGTCCGTCGAATGTGACGGCGGCACCTCGATCTTGGAGGCGGGGGAGAAGGCCGGCCTCAATCTGGCCCACGGCTGCCGAATCGGCATCTGCCACACCTGCGTCGGGACCCTGAAGTCGGGCAAGCTGCGTGACCTGCGCTCGGGTGACGTCATCGAGCCCACCGAACAGGACGTCCGAATCTGCATCAACACCGCCGAAGGCGACGTGAAACTCGCACTGTGA